The window CTTGGTGAACATGCTTATTTTTTTAGTAGTGATAAAGTCGGTGTAAATTTTCCTGAGCATACAACTTTAGATGTTGCAGATAGAAAAATGCGAGTCTTAACTGCAGTTACAGACCTACCCGATGAAGATGTTGCATTTATTGAAAGGTTTATAGACTTACTGAACCTAGATAGAACAATATCAAAAGTAAAGAATAAGCGTTATCAACAAGATTAAGTAACTAGTTGGCTGAAAGCCTGAAGTTATCCTGAGACTACCCCCGTAGTACAGCACGGGGGTTTTCAAATTTTGCTGAATCCAAGTGTATTACTAATAAATTCTTCGAGTAATAATCAATGATACTATATAAATACTTATCTGTTGATAGAGCCTTTAAAGTACTAAAAGATAAAACAATTGCATTTACAACAATGGATTCATTCAATGACCCTTTTGAATTTGCTAATTTAACGGCTTTTCCAGATAAACAATATAATAATGAAAACATACTTGATATATTTAATGATTATAGCAAAAAATTCATTTTAAATAGAGAGTCGAGCATTTTGTGCTTGACAAGACAACAACTAAATCCATTAATGTGGGCTCATTACGCAGATAATCATAAAGGCATTGTTATTGGTTTAAATATATTAGAAACTAATTTCACGAGCGAAACTGAAAATATTATACCTGCTCAATATGGTAGTGTGATTTATACTGTAACAAAACCTAACTATAGATATATAACACCTATTTTCAAAGAAAATAAAATAGGATTAGATACTGATTACAAAAGCAAAAACCTTGAATTACTCCAAAGAAGATATTTATATAAATCAATGCATTGGAGTTATGAGGAAGAGGTTAGAGTAGTAAAAGCAACTTCTGGTGAAGATTTAATAAATACAGAAAAAAAGCATGTTAATTTATATAAACTAAAAGAAAAAAGCATATTTTCCATACATATAGGAATGAGATGCAATCAAGATGATCTAGCAAGAATAAAGCCTTATATTAATAAAGGTATTGAAATATACAAGTGTCAAATAGAAGAAAGTACGTGGGATATGAAAGCAAAAAAGGTGGAAATAGAACATGTATTCAAAGATAAGAATAAAACTAAAAATTTAAAATTCAAACCGATTTAATCAAGTTACTCATATACTATCTATTAACGTTTAAATGCAAACAAAATAGATAGTATATAATTAATATATTAAATATTATTCACACCAAAACCAGATAGATCATCAACATCATTGGGATTACTATTTTTAATTATAGCCTTATCTAACATATGTTCAGCAAAAACATCATTATGTAGATTATTTTTTTCAAACCAACAACAGTGGACATGAAAGAAATCATTTCCAGCATATTTAACTGATTTTTCAACAGTCATACTCGGACCGCCAGATTTAAGAACAACAACATCGCCATTAGCAAATTTACTCATATACACACCTCTAATTAC is drawn from Providencia huaxiensis and contains these coding sequences:
- a CDS encoding DUF2971 domain-containing protein, which translates into the protein MILYKYLSVDRAFKVLKDKTIAFTTMDSFNDPFEFANLTAFPDKQYNNENILDIFNDYSKKFILNRESSILCLTRQQLNPLMWAHYADNHKGIVIGLNILETNFTSETENIIPAQYGSVIYTVTKPNYRYITPIFKENKIGLDTDYKSKNLELLQRRYLYKSMHWSYEEEVRVVKATSGEDLINTEKKHVNLYKLKEKSIFSIHIGMRCNQDDLARIKPYINKGIEIYKCQIEESTWDMKAKKVEIEHVFKDKNKTKNLKFKPI
- a CDS encoding YodC family protein, which gives rise to MSKFANGDVVVLKSGGPSMTVEKSVKYAGNDFFHVHCCWFEKNNLHNDVFAEHMLDKAIIKNSNPNDVDDLSGFGVNNI